In a genomic window of Candidatus Omnitrophota bacterium:
- a CDS encoding secretin N-terminal domain-containing protein yields the protein MSKLVFAENVKPVNLPQDILPPEPASSEFSDRISLDLKGVDINELFKVLSTKSGITIVTSPEVKGRVTVFMDNLSFNDALDVIVTMQDLAYERKGNVVKVMTAAEYEKLYGKKYSEHKQTRTFKLAYSKPANVLNVINSLKSDVGKIISDDSTGTIIIMDTPQSLAVIAEAIKELDQPLNTVVFDINYARFADIKTFLTDLITPGIGQIIVDERSNKVVVSDFPQRLERIKKLMKEFDEQTRQVLITGEIIEVNVDDKFQSGIEWDKIFKSVHMDNLDFTGKFPVSPALSSFGKISVGTLADNRYNIVMNMLNEYGDTKVLSRPRIVVVNKEEAKILVGTREAYVTSTQSQGESTTLTAESVQFIDVGLKLVVVPTIGADGFITMKIKPEVSSVKSTLTTSAGTVVPIVQTSESETVVRIKDGRTMIIAGLTKDENTDNDTGLPKLSRMPALGHLFSNRTREKKKSELVIFITPTIITGANNTGLEVKKDEVK from the coding sequence ATGTCAAAATTGGTTTTTGCTGAAAATGTCAAACCGGTAAATCTCCCCCAGGACATTTTACCTCCTGAACCGGCCAGTTCCGAGTTTAGTGATAGAATTTCTTTAGATCTCAAAGGTGTAGATATCAATGAGCTTTTTAAAGTGCTCTCTACTAAAAGCGGAATTACAATTGTTACCTCTCCTGAAGTTAAGGGGCGGGTTACCGTATTTATGGATAATTTAAGTTTCAATGATGCCTTAGATGTAATTGTCACTATGCAGGATTTGGCTTATGAACGCAAAGGCAATGTTGTCAAAGTGATGACGGCCGCTGAATATGAGAAGTTATACGGGAAAAAATATTCCGAACATAAACAAACGCGCACTTTTAAATTAGCATATTCAAAACCGGCCAATGTCTTAAACGTTATTAATTCCTTGAAGTCGGATGTCGGTAAAATAATATCTGATGATTCCACCGGAACAATTATTATTATGGATACTCCGCAATCATTAGCAGTGATTGCGGAGGCGATTAAAGAATTGGATCAGCCTTTGAATACAGTCGTCTTTGATATAAATTACGCACGGTTTGCGGATATTAAAACTTTCTTGACTGATCTAATTACCCCGGGTATCGGCCAAATAATTGTAGATGAGAGAAGTAATAAGGTGGTTGTTTCTGATTTTCCGCAACGCCTTGAGCGAATCAAAAAATTAATGAAAGAGTTTGATGAACAAACTAGGCAGGTTTTAATTACGGGTGAGATTATAGAAGTTAATGTTGATGATAAGTTTCAGAGCGGCATCGAATGGGATAAAATTTTTAAATCCGTGCATATGGATAATCTAGATTTTACGGGTAAATTTCCGGTGTCTCCTGCGCTTTCTAGTTTTGGAAAAATAAGCGTAGGCACACTAGCGGATAATCGTTACAATATAGTAATGAATATGCTAAATGAGTATGGCGATACCAAGGTACTAAGCCGTCCAAGGATCGTTGTGGTAAATAAGGAAGAAGCAAAAATACTTGTTGGCACACGTGAGGCCTATGTGACTTCTACTCAAAGCCAGGGTGAATCTACGACTCTTACTGCCGAAAGCGTGCAGTTTATTGACGTTGGGCTAAAACTAGTTGTTGTCCCCACCATCGGCGCAGATGGTTTTATTACTATGAAAATAAAACCCGAGGTTAGTTCGGTAAAGAGCACCTTAACAACGAGTGCCGGTACGGTTGTGCCGATAGTGCAGACTTCTGAATCTGAAACAGTAGTAAGGATAAAAGACGGACGCACGATGATTATTGCGGGATTGACTAAGGATGAAAATACGGATAATGATACCGGCCTTCCTAAATTATCACGCATGCCGGCTTTGGGGCATCTATTTTCTAACAGGACCAGAGAAAAGAAAAAATCAGAGTTAGTTATATTTATAACGCCGACCATAATAACCGGCGCAAACAATACAGGCCTTGAGGTCAAAAAAGATGAAGTTAAATAA